The genomic stretch GTGGTCAAGTCGACCCGACTCAAATCAAAGTGGCGGATCTGACTAAGACGATTCAAGATCCACTAGCGAAGAAACTGAAAGACACGTTGCGTCGTCACCACAACTTCCCTACAAATCCAGCGCGTAAGTTCGGTATCGACTGTGTGTTCTCGACAGAACAGTTGAAATACCCGCAAGCTGACGGCAGTGTGTGTGCTACGAAAGCGACAGCCGAAGGTCCCAAACGAATGGATTGTGCGACAGGTTTTGGCGCAGCAACGGTAGTAACCGCGACTTTTGGTTTTGTTGCTGTTTCACGTATCGTAGAAAAGATCATTCAAAAGCATACTAAGTAACTCGTTACTTTACGCTTACTAAGAATTTACTGGACATAAAAATGACGTCATTCCCAAGTTCTCCATTCGGCCAAGAAATTACCAGTGATGATATTGTCGCAAAAATGCAGACTTTCAGCGGTTGGGAAGACCGTTATCGTCAAGTTATTCAATGGGGTAAGAAGCTGCCAGCAATGCCTGAGGAACTGAAAAGTGAGCAGGTTGTGGTCTCTGGTTGTGAGAGCCAAGTGTGGCTAGTTTCGCAGAATATCGACGGTGTTTGGTACTTTTGCGCCGATTCAGATGCACGTATTGTGCGCGGCCTTATTGCGTTAGTGATGGCGGCATATGATGGTAAAACATCAGAGCAGATCCAAGCGTTCGACATTGATGGCTACTTCGCAGAGATTGGCTTGATTACGCATTTGAGCCCTTCAAGAGGGAATGGCCTTAAAGCGATTGTTGAGCAGATTAAAAGCCTCTCTGCTTAAGCTTCTATCCGTTTGAGAACTTCTTCCTATGTGAAATCTCCTTCGCTTAAGAACTTCTTCGTACAGATAAGCAAGCGACAGTATTGAAAAGAAACGGTGCCCAGTAGCACCGTTTTTCGTTTTAGCGGATAACTGAATAAGTCGATAGAAAATTAGAAGTGGAATTCAGCGCTTACCGCGTAGCCATTCTCGATAACTTTTGCTTCGTACATTGTGTATTCAAGAGCAACACGAGCAGGGCCAATCATTACACCCGCACCCACACCGTAGTACACGTCGTTGCTGTCACCTAGGTTACTTTCAAAGTGTCCAATACCCGCACGACCATAAATATCAAAGATAGTGATTGGCAAAGAAACTTTCGCGCTAGTTAGCCATGCATTCGAGTAAACGTGCTCGAAATCTTTGTGCGTATCTACAAAGTCAGCGTAGCCAGCTTCGATAGAAAGTAGGTCGTTGAATGCGTAACCCAAGTACAAGTTGTATCCGCTATTCTCATCTGTCATATCGATGTTTTCGTTCTCTACTTGGTACTCAGAATACAAGTAGCTTGCACCAATGTATGGGTCTGCTGAAGCTTGTTGAGCGGTAGTTAGCATTACTAGAGGAAGAACGATTGTTTTAAGTTTCATTGTGTTGTCTCTATCTAAAAAGTTTGTATTTAAAGTGCTATTCCGTCAGCTTTAGGTCACCCATGATAAATGGCGGTTCTTGTTATTAATGGCGATAGTCAGTTTGTTATCTGCGGTTAACGAGAACGGGGTGCATTGTGTCTTTTTTTAGAAATGACTCATCAATGAAGTCTTAGAAATCGATAAAAACGAATAAGAGGGATATCAAGAAAACATCAAGTTAAAGAATATCAGCACCTTACGTTGGTAGGCGTTGGTTTGAAAAGAGAACGGTATTTATTTGGGAAGTGGAACTATTCTAGAGGAGGGGGATGTCTGGCTCGAATAATTGAACCAGACATTAATATCTTTAGTGGTGATTTAGAGCATATCGACGGCTTTTTCAATGGCTGCAATTAGCTTTTCGACATCATCCATATTGTTGTAAATGCCAAAAGAAATTCGCACGGTTCCTTTTACGTTGAGCGCATCCATTAATGGGTGTGCACAGTGGTGACCAGCACGAACGGCAATACCTTGCTGATCCAATAGCGTCGCAATGTCTTGATGGTGAACGCCATCCATAACAAACGTAATCACACTAGAATTTGGTTTGTAACCAAGGATCTGGATGTCGTCCAACTGGATGAGGGCTTGATAGGTTTTCTGTTGTAGCTGGTGGATGTGCTCCTCGACATCTTGTTGATCAAATTGATGCAACCACTCTATTGCAGTACTCAAAGCAATAGCCCCTGCGACATTTGGTGTGCCCGCTTCAAATTTGCCCGGAAGTTCAGAAAAAGTAGTGCCAGAGAAAGAGACACGCTCAACCATCTTGCCACCACCATGCCAAGGTGGCATCGCTTCGAGCAATTCAAGTTTGCCGTAAAGCACACCAATACCAGCAGGAGCATAGAGTTTGTGCCCAGAGAATACGTAGAAATCCGCACCTAAAGTAGCGACATCCACTGGCTCATGAACAATGCCTTGCGCGCCATCGACCACAACAATAGCATCTATCTTATGGGCTTTCTCGATCACTTGCTCAATCGGTTGGCGAGTGCCAGTAACATTGGTTATCTGAGCCAGAGCAACAATCTTAGTTCGTTCTGTTAATAGAGAATCGAATGCATCAAGGTCGAATTCGCAGTCTGATGTCATTGGTACTTTTATGACTTTAGCACCGGTTTGTTCAGCCACAATTTGCCAAGGCACGATGTTGGCGTGGTGCTCCATTTCACTGACTAAGATCTCATCACCAGGTTGAAGGGTACTTCTTGCGTACGTTTGAGCAATGAGGTTAAGTGCTTCGGTGGCACCGCGAGTCCAAATAATCTCCTTTGAAGACGTAGCGCCAATAAACTGAGCGACCTTATCTCTTGCGGCTTCAAATTGACTGGTGGCTTGCGCGGTTAAGCTGTGGCTACCACGGTGAACATTGGCATTCTGCTTAGAGTAATATTGGCTAATGGCATCAATAACTACCTGAGGTTTTTGTGTGGTTGCCGCGCTGTCTAAGTAAATCAACGGTTGTTGGTTGATGGTTTGTGATAGCGCAGGAAACTGCTCTCGGATGTGATTGATATCAAGCATCTATTCTTACCTAAATCTTGGAAATTGGTGCCAGCATTACGCTGAGCGGTATCGTTATTTTATCGCGACTTGTTAAGCGTTGCTGACTAATCTTGATGATTCCAGCTATTTTCTCGTTCTTTAACCATTGCGAACAGCTTTTGGTTAGTAGGTACTTCTATTTGATGCTTGAGTGCAGTCTTTAAGAGGTGCCCGGTAATGAAGTCGATCTCAGTCTTTCTTTGATAGAACATATCTTGCTTCATTGAAGAGTTGTTCTGTGCAGTGGCGTGAATAACCTTGTTGACGCTTGCTTCTAACTCATCAAATGAACAAGCAATACTTTCCGCCTGCATTACTTGCGTGAGTTCGTGAACAATGGAATTTAGCGTTTCGCTGAAGCGTTGATCGACCAGTTCCCCATTCTTGACCTGTTCCAATCCAGTCAGTGGGTTGATAGCACAATTGATAGCGAGCTTAGTCCAAAGCGCAGTTTTTATCTCAGGGTTCCAACTCACGCTCGGTAGGGCGTGTTCCAACACATCAACCAAAAAAGTGCACTGCTGACCTTTGAGGTTAAATGCTCCCAGCTGAGTTTGACCTAACCCTGTGTGAGAGACGCTATTACGGTCGGGTTTAAAGGCTGCTTGGGTAGTGGTCGCTAATACTACCGGATGAGCATCAATTTGAGTGGCTATCTCGTCTACTGCTCCCATTCCGTTGTGCATGAACATAAGAATGGTGTCAGGGTCGAGATATTGAAGTAACGGAGTGGTGGCTTCTTTCACTTGCCAAGCCTTGACCGTGACGATCACTAAGTCACTCGCAGATAGCTTTTCGATATTGTTGTTACGGAAGGAGAGTGAAGTTTGCTCATCAAGTGATAGGTCTATAGAGTTGTCAGAAGATCGACTCCACAAAGAGACATTATGACCAGCTTGAAGTAGTTTTATGGCCCACAAAGAACCAATCGCTCCGGGTCCAACAATTGTGATGTTCACGGCAATTCCGAGATAAGAAAGAGATGCTGCAAGGATAGCGAGGCATTAAATGAAAGCAATAAAAAATGGCACCCGAGGGTGCCATTTAGGAAACTTTTCTTAGAAGTTCGATTAGAACTTGTAAGTTACTGCTAGGTAGTGACCTACACCAGAAGAGTCAACAGTTTGAGTCCATGGTAGTGCTTCACCATCTTCAAAGCCGTAGATATCTTTGTATAGTTTCAAACCGTAACCAACAGCAAATTGGTCTGAGTGCCAGTAAATACCGTTAAACATCGCACCGCCGTTTGACGTGTTAGTGTTGAACTTGTTACCAGCTTTATCTTCCATACCAAATTGGTAATCGATGTAACCTTGGTAAGAGATGAATGAACCGTTCTCGAAGAAGTAGAAAGGTTTGAACCAGTTAGTCGAGATTTGGAAGCCATTCCAATCTTTGTCATTACCGTAGTAAGAACCGTATAGGTTTAGGCCAACTTTACCGAACCATGGCACCATGATGTCAGAACCAAGACCGATCTTCTGGTTGTTTACGCCAGAGTTACCACCCCATTCCATAAGAGATGCAACGTAAAGTTCTTGAACTGGACCGAAAGAAAGATCTTTACCAGTTAGTCCGTCAAGAGACATACGAGGTGCGAATTTCATGAAGATTTTTTCTGCACCAGCTTTGTCGCTGCCTGGATCTGAAGTTAGGTTGAATACGTCAACATAACCATAAAGATCGAAGATTCCAGAGCGGCCGCCAAATTCCATCTCCAAGTAATCGTGAGTTGATTCTGGACCAGCGCCTTTCTCATCGATTGCAGCCATAAGGTTGAACTGCATCCACTTGTAATCGTTTTTGTGGATGTCGCCGTCAGAATAATCTGCTGCCATTACTGGAGCAGAAGTTGCTGCAAGTAGGCCAAGAGTTAAAAGTGATTTACGCATAATGGAACTCTCTATGTTTGAAATAAGTAACCCGCTAATCCGTGCGTGTTTATATGTCCGAATGCCGAGCATCATAGCGATTTTGTTCTCAAATAAAAGTGAGACGGAGTGAAAATTGCAATTATTATAGTGAGGTCGATCACACTAACGATCTAAATGATGGAACTTTAAGGTGGCAATGCATCCTGATGCACCCTGAGTTCTATTGATTTTGTGAAATCTGATTATTTTGTAGATAAATTGGTGAATTGCTGCTCTAAGCAAACGATTATACTAAATAGAGTGATATGCATATCAAAATCAACAGTATTCTTTTCTATGTAGTTTATCCCCAGAAAACGACTAAATCTCTCCTCAGTTAGATCCTCTCTTTGATCTATTTTTAACCAACT from Vibrio pomeroyi encodes the following:
- the csdE gene encoding cysteine desulfurase sulfur acceptor subunit CsdE, which gives rise to MTSFPSSPFGQEITSDDIVAKMQTFSGWEDRYRQVIQWGKKLPAMPEELKSEQVVVSGCESQVWLVSQNIDGVWYFCADSDARIVRGLIALVMAAYDGKTSEQIQAFDIDGYFAEIGLITHLSPSRGNGLKAIVEQIKSLSA
- a CDS encoding porin family protein → MKLKTIVLPLVMLTTAQQASADPYIGASYLYSEYQVENENIDMTDENSGYNLYLGYAFNDLLSIEAGYADFVDTHKDFEHVYSNAWLTSAKVSLPITIFDIYGRAGIGHFESNLGDSNDVYYGVGAGVMIGPARVALEYTMYEAKVIENGYAVSAEFHF
- the csdA gene encoding cysteine desulfurase CsdA, which codes for MLDINHIREQFPALSQTINQQPLIYLDSAATTQKPQVVIDAISQYYSKQNANVHRGSHSLTAQATSQFEAARDKVAQFIGATSSKEIIWTRGATEALNLIAQTYARSTLQPGDEILVSEMEHHANIVPWQIVAEQTGAKVIKVPMTSDCEFDLDAFDSLLTERTKIVALAQITNVTGTRQPIEQVIEKAHKIDAIVVVDGAQGIVHEPVDVATLGADFYVFSGHKLYAPAGIGVLYGKLELLEAMPPWHGGGKMVERVSFSGTTFSELPGKFEAGTPNVAGAIALSTAIEWLHQFDQQDVEEHIHQLQQKTYQALIQLDDIQILGYKPNSSVITFVMDGVHHQDIATLLDQQGIAVRAGHHCAHPLMDALNVKGTVRISFGIYNNMDDVEKLIAAIEKAVDML
- the panE gene encoding 2-dehydropantoate 2-reductase, translated to MNITIVGPGAIGSLWAIKLLQAGHNVSLWSRSSDNSIDLSLDEQTSLSFRNNNIEKLSASDLVIVTVKAWQVKEATTPLLQYLDPDTILMFMHNGMGAVDEIATQIDAHPVVLATTTQAAFKPDRNSVSHTGLGQTQLGAFNLKGQQCTFLVDVLEHALPSVSWNPEIKTALWTKLAINCAINPLTGLEQVKNGELVDQRFSETLNSIVHELTQVMQAESIACSFDELEASVNKVIHATAQNNSSMKQDMFYQRKTEIDFITGHLLKTALKHQIEVPTNQKLFAMVKERENSWNHQD
- a CDS encoding nucleoside-specific channel-forming Tsx family protein; its protein translation is MRKSLLTLGLLAATSAPVMAADYSDGDIHKNDYKWMQFNLMAAIDEKGAGPESTHDYLEMEFGGRSGIFDLYGYVDVFNLTSDPGSDKAGAEKIFMKFAPRMSLDGLTGKDLSFGPVQELYVASLMEWGGNSGVNNQKIGLGSDIMVPWFGKVGLNLYGSYYGNDKDWNGFQISTNWFKPFYFFENGSFISYQGYIDYQFGMEDKAGNKFNTNTSNGGAMFNGIYWHSDQFAVGYGLKLYKDIYGFEDGEALPWTQTVDSSGVGHYLAVTYKF